In Thiofilum sp., the genomic window TGAGCTATGGGACCACCTTTACCACCACGACCACCCATGCCACCGTGATCTGCCATTACCGCAGAAGTACCTAAAGCTAACGTTACTAAAGCAGCCATTACTAATTTTTTCATCTTGTCATCCTTTCGAGTGATTAAGTTAATGTTGTTACTGTTGTTCTTGTTGGTATGGATGCATAGTACCGACTAATTACGCACCAAATCGGGTACAAATGTGCAAATCTCAAGGAACTGATAAAAGGCATTTTTCTAATCCAAAGCTCATTTAAGTACTTAATGTTATTAAATTTTTCTATTGATAATTTTACAGGCTGACTCAAATGCACAAACAACGTGCAAAGCGACGGTTGGTATTAATCCCCTAACCCTCTGAATACTAATACCTTTGTTTATTTATATAACTAGCCTCAAACCCTAAATACTGACTAATTATTCGTATAAAACGAATAATCTATTCGGAATAGCTGCTCTAGTCCCGACAATAAAACTCTCTACACTAGGTCAGTGTGTTGATTAACTAATAGAGAGCTTTAGCCATGTCGATGTTTTCTAAAACCTTATTAGGTAGCCTAGTGTTATTCAGTATGTTACCTAGCATTCACGCTAATGAACTGAATAGTGAACAAGCGCGTGCTGCGATTGCCCCGTTTTATGACGCGCTCAATGTTGCCCCTAATAAAGATTCAGCCGCTCTAGTGCTGCAAGGGACTGCGGAGAACTGGGAGTCCTGTAGTGGTAATGACGAATGCAAACCCCGCGAGAAAGTCGCTCCGACCATAGCAGGTTTCGGTAAGGCTATCCCTGATCTCAAGTGGGACATTAAAGAAATACTGGTATCAGGTAATCGTGTGATTGTGCGCGGTGAGGGTTATGGCACACCTGCGGTGGATTTTATGGGCGTTCCCCACGGCGGCAAAAGCTTTAAGTTAATGTCCATTGATATTCATACCATCGAAAACGGCAAGATGAGCGGTAAAACCTATCATCTTGAAGACTGGGCAGGTGCTATTCGCCAGCTAAGTAACCAGTAAACACTTGTCTAAATAATACTCGTTGATTTTAGGGTTGCGCCCAGCACTTTAAAATCAACGAGCATTATTATTCATCAAATAATCAACCAAATACCTGACCCTAAGCGGGAGCTGGCGTCTGGAGGGGTAAACAATACAAAAATTCATTTCATCACCGTACCACTCCGGTACTACGACCTCTAGTGCCCCCTGCGCAAGTTCAGACCGAATAGTAGTCGGCAAATGCAACCCTATGCCCCAACCGCGCTGAATCATATCGCGCTGCACTAAAGGCGAATCACAACTATGAAACGATTCGGGTACAAAGGACAGTAACTGCCCTTGAGATTGCAACGTCACCTGATTGTAAGGGTGTATCTGTTTTAATAAAACCCAAGACTGCTGTTGCAAAGTCTCAACGCTTATACTTGCTAAAGTATGGGGGTAGGACGCGCCTACTATAATATGAGTCTTATCCTGAAAGAGCGGGCGTACCACTAAAGAATCATCACGCAAATAGCCAATTCTAATGGCTAGATCAATTTGCTCAGCCACCAAATCTAATTCACGATCCACCAGCACTAAATCAAAATAAATCTCTGGATAAAGTGTCCGAAACTGCTGCAATTTAGGGTTTAACCATTCCAGTGCTAGATCGGTCGTGGTGGTAATACGCACTCGTCCCCGCGCTTGCTCTTGATTAATTAGCTCTTTGACAC contains:
- a CDS encoding LysR family transcriptional regulator — protein: MDTPDLLQLKRLAIFATVVEQGSFSKAAQLLQMSRSSVSEQVALLEQALQVRLLQRTTRQLTLTAEGKQVYPQAAQINGAMRSVKELINQEQARGRVRITTTTDLALEWLNPKLQQFRTLYPEIYFDLVLVDRELDLVAEQIDLAIRIGYLRDDSLVVRPLFQDKTHIIVGASYPHTLASISVETLQQQSWVLLKQIHPYNQVTLQSQGQLLSFVPESFHSCDSPLVQRDMIQRGWGIGLHLPTTIRSELAQGALEVVVPEWYGDEMNFCIVYPSRRQLPLRVRYLVDYLMNNNAR
- a CDS encoding ester cyclase, whose protein sequence is MSMFSKTLLGSLVLFSMLPSIHANELNSEQARAAIAPFYDALNVAPNKDSAALVLQGTAENWESCSGNDECKPREKVAPTIAGFGKAIPDLKWDIKEILVSGNRVIVRGEGYGTPAVDFMGVPHGGKSFKLMSIDIHTIENGKMSGKTYHLEDWAGAIRQLSNQ